From Desulfonatronum thioautotrophicum, the proteins below share one genomic window:
- a CDS encoding tRNA (adenine-N1)-methyltransferase encodes MLKQDDLVMLVCPQGKRYVRKVREGETMQTHFGVLEHAALLRAGYGEEVHTHLGHPFRLLKPSLYDMVKMLKRRTQIIYPKEIGYILLKLAIAPGSRVIEAGSGSGALTTALSWYVGDQGRVYTYEQREEFFRLCGENLRWSGLDERVEQFNRNIAEGFLQTDVDALFLDVRTPWDFLDQVAAAIMPGAPVGFLLPTTNQVSDLLAGLERAPFEDVEVLEIFLRRYKPVAERLRPDDRMVAHTGFLVFARHEGRKTPACPSPAQTATADPELDPANPVDAA; translated from the coding sequence ATGCTCAAACAAGATGATCTGGTAATGCTGGTCTGTCCGCAAGGCAAGCGATATGTCCGCAAAGTTCGCGAGGGCGAAACCATGCAGACCCATTTCGGGGTTCTTGAGCATGCCGCCTTGCTCCGGGCCGGGTACGGCGAGGAGGTGCACACCCACCTTGGCCATCCTTTTCGGTTACTCAAGCCCAGTCTCTATGACATGGTCAAGATGCTCAAGCGGCGCACCCAGATCATCTATCCCAAGGAGATCGGGTACATCCTGCTCAAGCTGGCCATTGCTCCGGGAAGCCGGGTGATTGAGGCCGGCAGTGGCTCAGGCGCCTTGACCACGGCCCTGTCCTGGTACGTGGGTGATCAGGGCCGGGTCTACACCTATGAGCAGCGCGAGGAATTCTTCCGTCTGTGCGGGGAGAATCTGCGCTGGTCCGGCCTGGATGAACGGGTGGAGCAGTTCAACCGGAACATTGCCGAGGGCTTCTTGCAGACCGACGTGGACGCCCTGTTTCTGGACGTGCGCACTCCCTGGGACTTTCTGGATCAGGTGGCCGCGGCAATCATGCCCGGCGCACCGGTGGGGTTTCTGCTGCCCACGACCAACCAGGTCAGTGACCTGCTGGCCGGTCTGGAACGGGCTCCTTTCGAGGACGTGGAGGTGCTGGAGATCTTTCTGCGTCGCTACAAGCCCGTGGCCGAACGACTGCGGCCGGATGATCGGATGGTCGCCCACACCGGTTTCTTGGTCTTCGCCCGGCACGAGGGGCGCAAAACCCCGGCATGTCCGTCTCCGGCACAAACGGCGACGGCGGATCCGGAACTCGATCCGGCGAACCCAGTCGATGCAGCATAA
- a CDS encoding type II 3-dehydroquinate dehydratase — protein MTCRILVLNGPNLGHLGQRQPDIYGTQGMRDLPDLLETLMGPEADALELLFFQGNGEGQIIDRLEQARKEDVFGVALNAGAYTHTSLALADCLAWIGLPCVEVHLSNILARPEAIRHASLIAPNCIGVISGFGLLSYALAVQTLWLRWTVSIADASTS, from the coding sequence ATGACCTGCCGCATTCTCGTTCTCAACGGTCCCAATCTCGGCCACCTCGGTCAACGTCAACCGGACATCTACGGCACCCAGGGCATGCGCGATCTGCCCGATTTGCTGGAGACCCTGATGGGACCGGAGGCGGATGCACTTGAACTGCTTTTTTTTCAGGGCAATGGCGAGGGGCAGATTATCGACCGGCTGGAACAGGCCCGCAAGGAGGACGTGTTCGGCGTGGCCCTGAACGCCGGCGCGTACACGCACACCAGCCTGGCCTTGGCCGATTGTCTGGCCTGGATCGGCCTGCCCTGCGTCGAGGTGCATCTAAGCAACATTCTGGCCAGACCCGAGGCCATCCGGCACGCCAGCCTGATCGCCCCAAACTGCATCGGAGTGATTTCCGGCTTCGGTCTGCTCAGCTACGCCCTGGCCGTGCAGACCCTTTGGTTGCGCTGGACCGTGTCCATTGCCGACGCATCAACTTCTTGA
- the efp gene encoding elongation factor P, with amino-acid sequence MPSTTDFKRGLKIEIDDTPYEIVEFMHVKPGKGGAFVRTKLRNILTGRVLDQTYRSGEKFAKPDLESREMQFLYHDGDGYVFMDMTTYEQLSVTEEQAGDKGRYLLDGQQVKVLLYRGQAIDMDLPASVVLEVTETDPGLKGDTVSGATKPATVQTGLTLNVPLFINQGDMIKVDTRTGTYISRE; translated from the coding sequence ATGCCTTCAACCACCGACTTCAAACGCGGATTGAAAATCGAGATCGACGACACCCCGTACGAGATCGTGGAATTTATGCACGTCAAGCCCGGCAAGGGCGGGGCGTTCGTGCGCACCAAGCTTCGCAACATTCTTACGGGCCGGGTTCTTGATCAGACCTATCGATCCGGAGAAAAATTCGCCAAACCGGACCTGGAATCGCGGGAAATGCAGTTTTTGTATCACGATGGCGACGGCTACGTGTTCATGGATATGACCACCTATGAGCAGCTCAGCGTGACCGAGGAACAGGCCGGCGACAAGGGGCGCTATTTGCTGGACGGTCAGCAGGTCAAGGTGCTGCTTTACCGTGGGCAGGCCATAGACATGGATCTTCCGGCCTCCGTTGTCCTGGAAGTCACCGAGACCGATCCGGGCTTGAAAGGGGACACGGTCAGCGGAGCCACCAAGCCGGCGACGGTGCAGACCGGCCTGACGCTCAACGTCCCGCTGTTCATCAACCAGGGCGACATGATCAAGGTCGACACCCGCACCGGAACCTACATCAGCCGCGAGTAG
- a CDS encoding DNA translocase FtsK, with amino-acid sequence MCPAAVNTDAPESTEVRLIREICALTLLFVAAFLTLSLLSYHPQDPSFNQQATSIQTIHNQAGIVGAYVAGLFVDLFGLLAVVFPVVLIWLALACVWRIFRIPWWRWLGMLLLFLVLLASSHHPWTMERVALGSIRGGGYFGDQLHGLSIRLFHERGALLLWLFLVFLASQLLFGVYWTTLGRALGQWASRPPRPRSAKSKTEGKGAKQKNSEMPASLLEEFRISGTKKQPPKAKESKKERDPLAAVTEQLDFALGEKNSAFFPNLNLLTAPDRKQPRTSPQRLQELATSLGACLSDFGVQGEVQNIQPGPVVTMFEYKPAPGVKISRIAGLSDDLSLGLKAASVRVVAPLQGKDTVGVEIPNEQRQSVWLREILESGAFQASKSKLTIAIGKDIEGKPVVADLARMPHLLVAGATGAGKSVGLNAMIVSILFKARPDEVKFLLVDPKRIELAVYAKLPHLVHPVVTEMALAKSALEWAMAEMDARYEAMAALGVRHISSYQQKVAAMEPEEAEQHRPMPYLVIIIDELADLMLTAGKDVEVSIVRLAQLARAAGIHMILATQRPSVDVVTGLIKANFPCRISFQVTSKHDSRTILDSVGAEHLLGQGDMLFKPSAGKLQRMHGAFVGDDEISAVVQAWYDQQQPSFELDFSEWAKEESGGSNGFGPEGSDVVDDPIYNQAVEFILEQGRASISLLQRRFRIGFNRSARFIEQMEKDGLLGAQEGSKPRAVIKSKK; translated from the coding sequence ATGTGTCCCGCCGCCGTGAACACCGATGCTCCGGAAAGCACCGAAGTCAGACTGATCAGGGAAATCTGCGCGCTGACACTGTTGTTCGTCGCTGCGTTCCTTACCCTGAGTCTGCTCAGCTATCATCCCCAGGATCCGTCCTTCAACCAACAGGCCACCAGCATCCAGACCATCCACAACCAGGCCGGGATTGTCGGTGCGTATGTTGCCGGACTTTTCGTGGATCTTTTTGGACTGCTGGCTGTGGTGTTTCCGGTCGTGCTGATTTGGCTGGCCCTGGCCTGTGTTTGGAGGATATTCCGGATTCCCTGGTGGCGCTGGTTGGGCATGCTGCTGCTTTTCCTGGTGTTGCTGGCCAGCTCCCATCATCCCTGGACCATGGAACGGGTCGCCCTGGGCAGTATCCGGGGCGGCGGCTATTTTGGCGATCAGCTGCATGGCTTGAGCATCAGGTTGTTTCATGAGCGTGGTGCGCTGCTGCTGTGGCTGTTTCTGGTTTTTTTGGCTTCCCAACTGCTTTTTGGGGTGTACTGGACCACCTTGGGCCGGGCCTTGGGGCAGTGGGCCAGCCGCCCGCCGCGACCGCGATCGGCAAAGAGCAAAACCGAGGGCAAGGGGGCCAAGCAGAAGAACAGTGAGATGCCGGCCTCTCTCCTGGAAGAGTTCAGGATCTCCGGCACGAAAAAACAACCTCCCAAGGCCAAGGAGAGCAAAAAAGAGCGGGACCCGCTGGCCGCAGTCACCGAACAGCTGGATTTTGCCCTGGGGGAGAAGAACAGCGCGTTTTTTCCAAATCTGAACCTGCTGACCGCACCGGACCGGAAACAGCCGCGGACTTCACCGCAGCGCCTGCAGGAACTGGCCACGTCTCTGGGCGCATGTCTGTCCGATTTCGGTGTTCAGGGCGAGGTGCAGAACATTCAGCCCGGGCCGGTGGTGACCATGTTCGAGTACAAACCGGCGCCAGGGGTGAAAATCAGTCGCATAGCCGGACTGAGCGACGATCTGTCCCTGGGGCTAAAGGCGGCCTCGGTGCGTGTCGTTGCTCCGTTGCAAGGCAAGGACACGGTGGGCGTGGAGATTCCCAACGAACAGCGCCAGTCCGTGTGGTTGCGGGAAATTTTGGAGTCCGGGGCATTTCAGGCATCCAAATCCAAATTGACCATTGCCATCGGCAAGGATATCGAAGGCAAGCCCGTGGTTGCGGACCTGGCCCGGATGCCGCACCTGCTGGTGGCCGGAGCCACCGGGGCCGGGAAAAGCGTGGGACTGAACGCGATGATTGTCAGCATCTTGTTCAAGGCCCGCCCCGATGAGGTCAAGTTTCTGCTGGTGGATCCCAAGCGGATCGAGTTGGCCGTGTACGCCAAACTGCCCCACCTGGTGCACCCTGTAGTCACCGAGATGGCTTTGGCCAAAAGTGCCCTGGAGTGGGCCATGGCCGAAATGGACGCCCGCTACGAGGCCATGGCCGCGCTGGGTGTTCGGCATATTTCGTCCTACCAGCAAAAGGTTGCCGCGATGGAGCCGGAGGAGGCCGAACAGCATCGGCCCATGCCGTATCTGGTGATCATCATTGACGAGCTGGCCGACCTGATGCTGACCGCGGGCAAGGACGTGGAGGTGAGCATCGTCCGTCTGGCCCAGCTGGCTCGAGCCGCGGGCATTCACATGATCCTGGCCACCCAGCGACCGTCGGTGGATGTGGTCACCGGACTTATCAAGGCCAATTTCCCCTGCCGCATCAGCTTTCAGGTCACCTCCAAACATGATTCCCGGACAATTTTGGATTCCGTTGGCGCGGAGCATCTTCTCGGCCAGGGTGACATGCTTTTCAAGCCCAGTGCCGGGAAATTGCAGCGCATGCACGGTGCCTTTGTCGGCGATGATGAAATTTCCGCGGTGGTCCAGGCTTGGTACGACCAGCAGCAGCCCAGCTTTGAACTGGATTTCAGCGAATGGGCCAAGGAGGAGTCTGGTGGCAGCAACGGGTTCGGTCCCGAAGGGTCAGACGTGGTGGACGATCCCATCTACAACCAGGCCGTGGAATTTATTTTGGAACAGGGCCGGGCGTCCATCTCTCTGCTCCAGCGCCGCTTCAGGATCGGCTTCAACCGTTCGGCCCGGTTCATCGAGCAAATGGAAAAGGACGGCCTGCTGGGCGCTCAGGAAGGCAGCAAGCCGCGGGCGGTGATCAAGTCGAAGAAGTGA
- the hslV gene encoding ATP-dependent protease subunit HslV, producing MQLHGTTILAVRGADGVAMAGDGQVTMGQSVALKHKARKVRKIYKDRVIVGFAGATADAMTLFERFEAKLEEFGGNLVRASVEMAKEWRLDKYLRRLEAMLLVADESSILLLSGTGDVIEPDDGVAAIGSGGSYALAAARALSRNTPLDCEDIVRKSMDIAAELCVFTNDQLTLESLRKSEAKKETST from the coding sequence ATGCAGTTACACGGAACCACCATCCTCGCCGTGCGCGGCGCGGACGGGGTGGCCATGGCCGGGGACGGGCAGGTGACAATGGGCCAGAGCGTGGCCTTGAAGCACAAGGCCCGCAAGGTGCGGAAAATTTACAAGGACCGGGTCATCGTCGGGTTTGCCGGAGCAACGGCGGATGCCATGACCCTTTTTGAGCGCTTCGAAGCCAAGCTGGAGGAGTTCGGCGGCAATCTGGTTCGGGCCAGTGTGGAAATGGCCAAGGAGTGGCGGCTGGACAAGTACTTGCGGCGGCTGGAGGCCATGCTCCTGGTGGCTGACGAGTCATCCATCCTGCTGCTGAGCGGTACCGGGGACGTGATCGAACCCGATGACGGCGTGGCGGCCATCGGCTCCGGCGGAAGCTACGCCCTGGCCGCGGCCAGGGCCCTGTCCCGAAATACTCCCTTGGACTGCGAGGACATCGTGCGCAAGTCCATGGACATTGCCGCGGAACTCTGCGTTTTCACCAATGATCAACTGACCCTCGAATCCTTGCGTAAGAGCGAAGCGAAGAAGGAGACAAGCACCTGA
- the hslU gene encoding ATP-dependent protease ATPase subunit HslU produces MSYLTPREIVSELNRYIIGQKDAKRMVAIALRNRWRRQQLTPELRDEIAPKNIIMIGPTGVGKTEIARRLAKLANAPFIKVEATKYTEVGYVGRDVESMIRDLMEIGVTMLRKEETARVRVKAEKLAEERLLDLLLPPKKPPQQTSPTIPPTNGPAQAIDGDAQHDSTREKLRKLWRDGKLDDRLVEVDVKASSPQVEIMSMPGMEDMEMQFRDMFSRVFPQRRKQRRVKVKDAYELLIQEESDKLIDMDKIMEAARERVEQGGIVFLDEIDKVCSSRETSKADVSREGVQRDLLPVVEGSSVNTKYGMVRTDHILFIAAGAFHMSKPSDLIPELQGRFPLRVELSALTKEDFLRILTEPENALTKQYMALLGTEGVDLTFTQDSLEEVADFAQKINDDTENIGARRLYTILEKILSDLSFDASERSGEQVTVDGEYVQDKLQDIQQRRDLSRYIL; encoded by the coding sequence ATGAGCTACTTGACCCCCCGTGAAATCGTATCGGAACTGAACCGCTACATCATCGGCCAGAAGGATGCCAAGCGGATGGTGGCCATTGCCCTGCGCAACCGCTGGCGGCGGCAGCAGCTGACTCCGGAACTGCGGGACGAGATCGCGCCCAAGAACATCATCATGATTGGTCCCACCGGCGTGGGCAAGACGGAAATCGCCCGGCGGCTGGCCAAGCTGGCCAACGCCCCGTTCATCAAGGTGGAGGCCACGAAATATACCGAAGTCGGCTATGTCGGCCGGGACGTGGAGTCCATGATCCGGGATCTGATGGAGATTGGGGTGACCATGCTGCGCAAGGAAGAAACCGCGCGGGTCCGGGTCAAGGCGGAGAAGTTGGCCGAGGAACGGCTACTGGATCTCTTGCTGCCGCCCAAAAAGCCCCCGCAGCAAACCTCGCCGACCATCCCCCCGACCAATGGCCCGGCCCAGGCAATCGACGGTGACGCGCAGCATGATTCCACCCGGGAAAAGTTGCGCAAGCTGTGGCGGGACGGCAAGCTGGATGATCGACTCGTGGAGGTGGATGTCAAGGCGTCCTCGCCCCAGGTGGAGATCATGTCCATGCCCGGCATGGAAGACATGGAGATGCAGTTCCGGGACATGTTCAGCCGGGTCTTTCCCCAGCGCCGCAAGCAGCGCCGGGTCAAGGTCAAGGATGCCTATGAGCTGCTGATCCAGGAGGAAAGCGACAAGTTGATCGACATGGACAAGATCATGGAGGCGGCCCGCGAGCGGGTCGAGCAAGGCGGGATTGTTTTTCTGGATGAGATCGACAAGGTCTGCAGCAGCCGGGAAACTTCCAAGGCCGACGTCTCCCGGGAAGGGGTGCAGCGGGACCTGTTGCCGGTGGTTGAAGGCAGTTCCGTGAATACCAAGTACGGCATGGTGCGCACGGATCACATTCTGTTCATTGCCGCCGGGGCCTTTCATATGTCCAAGCCATCGGATCTGATACCAGAACTGCAGGGGCGCTTTCCGCTGCGCGTGGAATTATCCGCCCTGACCAAGGAAGACTTCCTGCGCATCCTGACCGAGCCGGAAAATGCCCTGACCAAGCAGTACATGGCCCTGCTGGGCACCGAAGGTGTTGATCTGACTTTTACCCAGGACTCCCTGGAAGAGGTTGCGGACTTCGCGCAAAAGATCAACGACGATACGGAAAACATCGGCGCCCGCCGCCTGTATACCATTCTGGAAAAAATTCTGTCCGACTTGTCCTTTGACGCCTCGGAACGCAGTGGCGAGCAGGTGACGGTGGATGGCGAGTACGTTCAGGACAAGCTTCAGGACATCCAGCAACGCCGGGATTTGTCGCGGTATATTCTGTAG
- the argB gene encoding acetylglutamate kinase yields the protein MQHEVAKAKTLLEALPYIRDFFGQTVVIKYGGHAMKDEQLKRAFALNIVLLRYIGVNPVIVHGGGPQIGKMLDQLGICCQFREGLRVTDEATMDVVEMVLVGKVNKEIVNLLNQHGGKAVGLSGKDGRMINAQKMEMVIPHKDMPPEIIDLGKVGEVTDIRTGLIRTLEKEGFIPVIAPVGVDDDGETYNINADAVAGAVAGALEAKRLILLTDVAGVLDTEGNLISSLNRHKAVQALEKGVLRGGMIPKVKCCLEAVEAGVEKAHIIDGRLENSILLEMFTKGGIGTEIIF from the coding sequence ATGCAACATGAGGTCGCCAAGGCCAAAACCCTGCTTGAAGCGCTCCCGTACATTCGGGATTTTTTCGGGCAGACCGTGGTCATCAAGTACGGCGGACACGCCATGAAGGACGAACAGCTCAAGCGGGCCTTTGCCTTGAACATCGTCTTGTTGCGCTATATCGGGGTCAACCCGGTGATTGTGCACGGGGGCGGGCCCCAGATCGGCAAGATGCTGGACCAACTGGGCATCTGTTGCCAGTTCCGGGAGGGGCTGCGGGTTACGGACGAAGCGACCATGGACGTGGTGGAAATGGTCCTGGTCGGCAAGGTGAACAAGGAGATCGTCAATCTGCTCAACCAGCACGGCGGCAAGGCCGTGGGCCTCTCCGGGAAGGACGGGCGGATGATCAATGCCCAGAAGATGGAGATGGTCATCCCGCACAAGGACATGCCGCCGGAAATCATCGACCTGGGCAAGGTCGGCGAGGTCACGGACATCCGCACCGGCCTGATCCGCACCCTGGAGAAGGAGGGGTTCATCCCGGTGATCGCCCCGGTGGGCGTGGACGACGACGGCGAGACCTACAACATCAACGCCGACGCCGTGGCCGGAGCCGTAGCCGGGGCCCTGGAGGCCAAGCGGCTGATCCTGCTGACGGACGTGGCCGGGGTTCTGGACACCGAGGGCAATCTGATCTCTTCCTTGAACCGGCACAAGGCAGTGCAGGCATTGGAAAAAGGGGTGCTACGCGGCGGGATGATCCCCAAGGTCAAATGCTGCCTGGAGGCCGTGGAAGCCGGCGTGGAAAAGGCGCACATCATCGACGGCCGCCTGGAGAACTCCATCCTGCTGGAGATGTTCACCAAGGGCGGGATCGGCACGGAAATCATTTTTTAG
- a CDS encoding HDIG domain-containing metalloprotein, protein MIAREQAWEMLSSKGQEQHMLHHALETEAVMRGLARRLGQDEEIWGLAGLLHDLDFHETKDLPEEHGLRAAEWLAGDLPEEALAAIKAHNGERNGAAPSTTFDRALRCAETVTGLVSAAALIRPTKLEGLGAKSLKKKMKDKAFAAAVNREIIRECETIGVGLDDFLNDAVASIAAIADQVNLK, encoded by the coding sequence ATGATAGCGAGGGAACAGGCCTGGGAAATGCTTTCGAGCAAAGGCCAGGAACAGCATATGCTGCATCATGCCCTGGAGACCGAGGCGGTGATGCGGGGACTGGCCAGGCGGTTGGGGCAGGATGAGGAGATCTGGGGGCTGGCCGGGCTGCTGCATGATCTGGATTTTCATGAAACCAAGGATTTACCCGAAGAGCATGGTTTGCGGGCGGCCGAATGGCTGGCCGGAGATTTGCCCGAAGAAGCCTTGGCGGCCATCAAGGCCCATAACGGCGAGCGCAATGGCGCGGCGCCGTCCACCACGTTTGACCGCGCCCTGCGCTGTGCCGAGACGGTCACGGGCCTGGTTTCCGCCGCGGCCCTGATCCGGCCCACGAAACTGGAAGGGCTGGGGGCCAAAAGCCTGAAGAAAAAAATGAAGGACAAGGCCTTTGCCGCGGCGGTGAATCGAGAGATCATCCGGGAGTGTGAGACCATCGGGGTGGGCTTGGACGACTTTTTGAACGACGCCGTGGCCTCCATCGCCGCGATAGCCGACCAGGTCAACCTGAAGTGA
- a CDS encoding GTPase family protein, which produces MISKLALLRGFGLIRLLAMLLAALPLLALPVLGLAWIWMSEHRSLWLAALGGFAVAGYGLHLFGIQLERSRSRDYSGEKSRQAEPHATTADPNWPPQDEACWEKVEELAQNISPQDWKNLDVQRIALLGRDTLEVVAGHYHPEAENPLLELTIPHALLIIERAARDLRQDILNTIPLSHQLTMGFLLRINRWRESAQQYEKLYRLGRAVFSPYSALFHEVRRKLGNNIAGYGLDSVKSWLLREYVRKVGFYAIELYSGKLLLSEDSPVGRTTAATRKDLINQNNFHNGSQKDYLTSSGAKTASDTPEPLRILVVGRANVGKSSLINALFGRLTVVTDVLPGTTRAMQAYRLRRDGRDEALILDAPGCDTDLLPATVLRQAVLDADLILWVTAANRADRHVEREQLDQIRSWYAERPARRLPPLVVVVTHIDMLRPIKEWNPPYDLNEPNGPKAASIAAATGAVARDLNVPQDLAIPVCLAQGRLYNVEDTLAAVILELQDESEKARFLRCLEARKDEESWGNVVQQLKAAGRLLGERVLGAIRK; this is translated from the coding sequence GTGATCAGCAAGCTTGCCCTGCTGCGCGGATTCGGTTTGATCCGCTTGCTGGCCATGCTCCTGGCCGCATTGCCGCTACTGGCCCTGCCGGTCCTTGGCCTGGCCTGGATCTGGATGTCCGAACACCGATCCCTCTGGCTGGCCGCCCTGGGTGGCTTTGCCGTGGCCGGTTACGGACTGCATCTATTCGGGATACAGCTGGAACGCTCCCGAAGCAGGGACTATTCCGGCGAAAAATCCAGGCAGGCGGAGCCCCATGCAACCACGGCCGACCCCAATTGGCCTCCCCAGGATGAGGCCTGCTGGGAAAAAGTGGAAGAGCTGGCCCAGAACATATCCCCCCAGGACTGGAAAAATCTGGATGTCCAGCGCATCGCCCTGCTGGGCCGGGACACCCTGGAAGTGGTGGCCGGCCACTACCACCCCGAGGCGGAAAACCCTTTGCTGGAGTTGACCATTCCCCACGCCCTGCTGATCATTGAACGGGCGGCCCGGGATCTGCGTCAGGATATCCTGAACACCATCCCCCTCAGCCATCAGCTGACCATGGGTTTCCTGCTCCGGATCAATCGCTGGAGGGAATCGGCCCAACAATACGAGAAGCTTTACCGCCTGGGCCGGGCCGTCTTTTCCCCGTACTCGGCCCTGTTCCATGAGGTGCGACGCAAGCTGGGCAACAACATCGCCGGATACGGCCTGGACAGCGTCAAGTCCTGGCTGTTGCGCGAATACGTGCGCAAGGTGGGCTTTTACGCCATCGAACTCTATAGCGGCAAACTCCTGCTGTCTGAAGACAGTCCCGTGGGCCGGACCACCGCTGCCACCCGCAAGGACCTTATCAATCAGAACAACTTCCACAATGGCTCCCAGAAAGACTATCTGACCAGCTCCGGAGCAAAAACCGCTTCAGACACACCTGAGCCCTTGCGCATCCTGGTCGTGGGCCGGGCCAACGTGGGCAAGTCCAGCCTGATCAATGCCCTGTTCGGCAGGCTGACCGTCGTCACCGACGTCCTGCCCGGAACCACCAGGGCCATGCAGGCCTACCGCCTGCGCCGCGATGGCCGGGATGAAGCCCTGATTCTGGATGCACCCGGGTGCGATACGGACCTGCTGCCGGCCACGGTTTTGCGCCAGGCCGTGCTGGACGCGGACCTGATCCTGTGGGTCACGGCGGCCAACCGGGCCGATCGCCATGTAGAACGGGAACAATTGGACCAGATCCGCTCCTGGTATGCCGAACGTCCCGCGCGACGTCTGCCGCCACTGGTTGTCGTGGTGACGCACATTGACATGCTCCGGCCCATCAAGGAATGGAACCCACCCTACGACCTGAACGAGCCGAATGGCCCCAAAGCCGCTTCCATTGCCGCGGCCACCGGGGCCGTAGCCCGGGATCTCAACGTCCCCCAGGACCTGGCCATCCCGGTCTGCCTGGCCCAGGGTCGCCTGTACAACGTGGAAGACACCCTGGCCGCGGTCATTCTGGAACTCCAGGATGAAAGCGAGAAGGCGCGATTTTTGCGCTGCCTCGAGGCCCGAAAGGATGAGGAATCCTGGGGGAATGTGGTCCAGCAGCTCAAGGCCGCGGGGCGTCTGCTGGGAGAGAGGGTGCTGGGGGCGATCAGAAAGTAA
- a CDS encoding YcjF family protein produces MLTTILTRLRHALQTSASEDPAKKPDNAVLDATLRQARTVQPPPVVWLLGKTQSGKTSIIRSLTGSLDAQIGNGFQSCTRTARFYDHPADVPVVRFLDTQGLGEVDYDPSEDLAFCESQAQLIIAVVKVSDSLQDAVFDVLRAVRRRHPDWPVIVAQTCLHEVYPAGSGHMLPYPFTIPGWEQFVFPDLARTLLFQQNLLGTLPGNGSVFWVPVDLTKPEDEIQPQDYGLEALWDAIQRASRIGLDARLRDETRQTDPFSQAAHQQIVGYAMASAAMGALPLVDLAALPAIQIKMLHKLGEMANFSWDKRRIAEFSALLGPGIVTGYGLRMAGRSVIKMIPILGQTGGAAYGAASGAALTFAFGKAACFYMHQKAQGAPVSAGEVRRVFTDAVRKGRELMQSFRKKDSG; encoded by the coding sequence ATGCTCACGACCATCCTGACCAGACTCCGCCACGCTCTGCAGACATCGGCCTCTGAAGATCCGGCAAAAAAACCGGACAACGCCGTGCTGGACGCAACCTTGCGTCAAGCCAGAACCGTTCAGCCTCCTCCGGTTGTCTGGCTCCTGGGTAAAACCCAGTCCGGCAAGACCTCCATCATCCGCTCCCTGACCGGCAGCCTGGATGCCCAAATCGGCAATGGTTTTCAAAGCTGCACCCGGACCGCCCGCTTCTACGACCACCCGGCTGACGTTCCGGTCGTCCGTTTTCTGGATACCCAAGGTTTGGGCGAGGTGGACTATGACCCCTCCGAAGACCTGGCATTCTGCGAATCCCAGGCCCAACTGATCATTGCCGTGGTCAAGGTGTCCGACAGTCTGCAGGACGCCGTGTTCGATGTTCTGCGGGCTGTGCGCCGGCGTCATCCGGACTGGCCCGTGATCGTGGCCCAGACCTGCCTGCATGAAGTTTATCCCGCGGGCTCGGGGCATATGCTCCCCTACCCTTTCACCATCCCCGGCTGGGAGCAATTCGTCTTCCCGGACCTGGCCCGAACTCTGCTGTTCCAGCAAAATCTGCTCGGCACTCTGCCGGGAAACGGATCGGTCTTTTGGGTGCCTGTGGACTTGACCAAGCCTGAGGACGAAATCCAGCCCCAGGACTATGGACTGGAGGCCCTCTGGGACGCCATCCAGCGGGCCTCCCGGATCGGCCTGGATGCCCGGCTGCGAGACGAAACCCGTCAGACCGATCCCTTCAGCCAGGCCGCCCACCAGCAGATCGTCGGTTATGCCATGGCCTCGGCCGCCATGGGCGCCCTGCCCCTGGTGGACCTGGCAGCCCTGCCGGCGATACAAATAAAAATGCTCCACAAACTGGGGGAAATGGCTAATTTCTCCTGGGATAAACGGCGTATTGCCGAATTTTCAGCGCTGCTCGGCCCGGGCATCGTCACGGGATACGGACTGCGCATGGCCGGTCGCAGTGTGATCAAAATGATTCCGATTCTGGGCCAGACAGGCGGAGCAGCCTACGGAGCGGCCAGCGGTGCTGCCCTGACGTTCGCTTTTGGCAAGGCGGCCTGCTTCTATATGCATCAGAAGGCCCAGGGAGCTCCGGTTTCAGCCGGGGAGGTACGCCGGGTATTCACCGACGCCGTGCGAAAAGGGCGGGAGTTAATGCAATCCTTCAGAAAAAAGGATTCAGGGTGA